One region of Candidatus Thermokryptus mobilis genomic DNA includes:
- a CDS encoding YbaB/EbfC family nucleoid-associated protein: MKPDLKSIFKQIEKVQEELERVQAELENKTVTEEVGGGMVKVTVNGKREVVKIEIEREVVNPDDIEMLEDLLIAAVNKALQSADKMISEEIAKVTSGLLPGIPGLPFNFPGFKA; encoded by the coding sequence ATGAAACCAGATTTAAAATCAATTTTTAAGCAAATTGAAAAGGTTCAAGAGGAGCTTGAGAGGGTTCAAGCGGAGTTAGAAAATAAAACTGTCACAGAAGAAGTGGGCGGTGGGATGGTGAAGGTAACAGTTAATGGCAAGAGAGAGGTTGTAAAAATTGAAATTGAAAGAGAAGTTGTTAATCCAGATGATATAGAAATGCTTGAGGACCTTCTCATTGCTGCGGTAAATAAAGCACTTCAAAGTGCGGATAAAATGATAAGTGAAGAAATTGCAAAGGTCACAAGTGGGCTTTTGCCCGGGATTCCCGGACTTCCATTTAACTTCCCCGGGTTTAAAGCTTGA
- a CDS encoding DUF2934 domain-containing protein — MADRIKKSEIKNFLIEFSRRNQFKPMVVEKGVGRKKERIFEDVYFLGFHCRMEIGSGDKIYLFRATKDYQYIGEIVFEIENPKGILFDKDGEIDSVTITARGSRFIVKVFGRQNEEMRRETIAKVAYFIWQRKGGIGSQELENWAEAERIVQDWERIFTEGFIRV; from the coding sequence ATGGCGGATAGGATAAAAAAGTCAGAGATTAAAAACTTTTTGATTGAATTTTCTCGTAGAAATCAATTTAAACCTATGGTGGTTGAAAAAGGGGTTGGAAGGAAAAAAGAAAGGATTTTTGAGGATGTTTATTTTCTCGGGTTTCACTGTAGAATGGAGATAGGGAGTGGGGATAAAATTTATTTATTTAGGGCGACCAAAGATTATCAATATATTGGTGAGATTGTTTTTGAGATAGAAAATCCGAAGGGCATTTTATTTGATAAAGATGGTGAGATTGATAGCGTTACTATAACAGCAAGGGGGAGTAGGTTTATAGTTAAAGTTTTTGGTCGTCAAAATGAAGAGATGCGTCGCGAGACGATTGCAAAGGTTGCTTATTTTATATGGCAGAGGAAGGGCGGGATTGGAAGTCAAGAGCTTGAGAATTGGGCTGAAGCGGAAAGGATTGTTCAGGATTGGGAGAGGATTTTTACCGAGGGCTTTATTAGGGTTTAA
- a CDS encoding cold-shock protein gives MSRGKVKWFNNKKGYGFIEAEDGREVFVHYSEIKSDKRFKTLEEGSVVEFEIVDGPKGPKAVNVVVV, from the coding sequence ATGTCACGCGGTAAGGTGAAATGGTTCAACAACAAGAAGGGCTACGGATTTATCGAGGCAGAGGATGGACGTGAGGTTTTCGTCCATTACTCCGAGATCAAATCCGATAAGCGCTTCAAAACCCTGGAAGAGGGTTCAGTTGTGGAATTTGAGATTGTTGATGGACCTAAAGGACCCAAAGCAGTTAATGTCGTTGTCGTGTGA
- the ybeY gene encoding rRNA maturation RNase YbeY — protein MEINIINEQKKIKLPIQKLRKLIKQVVSEESLGFTQINFIYVSDDFIQRINKQFLNHDHPTDVLAFDLSDEIETLDKIAEIYISLDRAFEQAKSYKVSFENEVARLTTHGLLHLAGYKDDTRSAKINMRRRENYYLRKFGF, from the coding sequence ATGGAAATCAACATAATTAACGAGCAAAAGAAAATTAAATTGCCGATTCAAAAACTTAGAAAGTTGATAAAACAAGTCGTTAGCGAAGAATCCCTTGGATTTACTCAGATTAATTTTATTTATGTCAGCGATGATTTTATACAGCGTATAAACAAGCAGTTTCTAAATCACGATCATCCGACGGATGTCCTTGCGTTTGATCTATCCGATGAAATTGAAACTTTGGATAAAATCGCTGAAATTTACATAAGCTTAGATAGAGCTTTTGAGCAGGCAAAGAGCTACAAAGTTAGTTTTGAAAACGAAGTTGCTCGGCTTACAACACATGGGCTTTTACATCTTGCTGGATATAAAGATGATACAAGGAGTGCAAAGATAAACATGAGAAGGCGGGAAAATTATTATTTGAGAAAATTCGGATTTTGA
- a CDS encoding SPOR domain-containing protein codes for MKKVLALLILVAPLYSQNKDSLYYYEKQFNPQIYDIKELVLPKKFLTDETGELTSGYRVQIFVTDQLDSANSVKNYIQSILSSAGIQAQVYIVYEPPNYKVRVGDFEHLQEASSLRNFFIERGFKYAWIVPDKIKKR; via the coding sequence ATGAAAAAAGTTCTTGCTCTATTAATCTTGGTAGCCCCTCTATATTCGCAGAACAAAGATTCACTTTACTACTATGAGAAACAGTTTAATCCGCAGATATATGACATCAAAGAGCTTGTCTTACCGAAAAAATTTCTTACAGATGAAACGGGGGAGTTAACATCAGGATATAGGGTTCAAATTTTTGTCACAGATCAACTTGACAGTGCAAATTCGGTTAAAAATTATATCCAATCGATTTTATCTTCCGCTGGGATTCAGGCACAAGTTTATATCGTTTATGAACCGCCAAATTATAAAGTTAGAGTTGGGGATTTTGAACATCTACAAGAGGCAAGCTCATTGCGTAATTTTTTTATTGAGAGGGGATTCAAATACGCATGGATTGTCCCCGACAAAATAAAAAAGAGATAG
- a CDS encoding SPOR domain-containing protein yields the protein MKNFLPLLLSLYFISCAGSKVEIRPENERPGEKQDTILILNKPQKLFDDLIYETETDTVIIPKRSKQAQPQQVILAPIVLPIMAIPFQSVAEKPKETTPEVKPETPKPKEEKPEQVKTEPIKLEPEIKKPKPPEISESETHFIQVGAFITESSAFEQLKKFKSLYPTYNAYIFFDSTSGFYKVLTDGFADSTEANKTLQIVLQNFTDAFVTSQKTLNVKQQTEADTSESLVKLQIGVYSNYENAFRIKEYVEKKFKIRVEVKKTDDIFKVFALLRKGDTEMLNEIKSEFTDAFEIKENIK from the coding sequence ATGAAAAATTTTTTGCCTCTGCTTCTATCTCTTTACTTTATATCTTGTGCTGGGAGCAAAGTTGAAATCAGACCAGAAAATGAACGACCAGGAGAAAAACAAGACACGATTTTAATTTTAAACAAGCCACAAAAACTATTTGACGATTTAATTTATGAAACTGAGACCGACACCGTCATCATACCGAAACGCTCAAAGCAAGCTCAGCCCCAACAAGTCATACTTGCCCCGATTGTGCTTCCGATAATGGCAATTCCATTTCAAAGCGTAGCTGAAAAACCGAAAGAGACAACCCCCGAAGTAAAACCAGAAACTCCAAAGCCGAAAGAAGAGAAACCAGAGCAAGTTAAAACTGAACCCATAAAGTTAGAACCAGAAATAAAGAAACCAAAACCGCCTGAAATTTCAGAGAGCGAAACCCATTTCATCCAAGTCGGCGCTTTCATAACAGAAAGTTCAGCTTTTGAGCAACTAAAGAAATTTAAATCGCTTTATCCAACATATAATGCATACATCTTTTTTGACTCAACATCTGGATTTTATAAAGTTCTAACAGATGGCTTCGCTGATTCAACTGAAGCGAATAAAACTCTCCAAATAGTTCTTCAAAATTTCACAGATGCATTTGTAACCTCGCAGAAAACTTTAAATGTAAAACAGCAAACCGAAGCTGATACCAGTGAGTCACTGGTAAAACTTCAAATCGGCGTCTATTCAAACTATGAAAATGCGTTTAGAATAAAAGAGTATGTTGAGAAAAAATTCAAAATCAGGGTTGAAGTGAAAAAAACAGATGATATATTTAAGGTCTTTGCCCTTTTGAGAAAAGGTGATACTGAGATGCTTAACGAGATAAAATCTGAATTCACCGATGCCTTTGAAATCAAAGAAAATATCAAGTAA
- the deoC gene encoding deoxyribose-phosphate aldolase: protein MIDHTLLKPEATPKDIEKLCLEAIQYQFASVCVNPCYVRLASEILKGRKVKVCTVIGFPLGANRTETKVFETEKAIEDGAEEVDMVMNIGMLKGGYYEYVEQDIRAVVNVAHRNNVLVKVILETALLTDEEKVKACLLAKRANADFVKTSTGFSKGGATAGDVALMRRVVGTAMGVKASGGIRSYEEALQMIRSGADRIGASASVKIITGAKDEERSTY from the coding sequence ATGATTGATCACACTCTCTTAAAACCTGAAGCAACTCCAAAAGACATTGAAAAATTATGTCTTGAGGCGATACAATATCAATTTGCAAGTGTATGTGTAAATCCATGCTATGTACGTCTTGCTTCAGAAATTTTAAAAGGTAGAAAAGTGAAGGTATGCACCGTTATTGGGTTTCCTCTTGGTGCAAATAGAACCGAGACAAAGGTTTTTGAAACGGAGAAAGCAATTGAAGATGGCGCAGAAGAGGTTGATATGGTGATGAACATAGGAATGCTCAAAGGTGGTTATTATGAATATGTTGAGCAAGATATCAGAGCTGTTGTAAATGTCGCTCACAGAAATAATGTCCTGGTCAAGGTGATTTTGGAAACCGCGCTTTTGACCGATGAAGAAAAAGTCAAGGCGTGTCTCCTTGCAAAAAGGGCGAACGCCGACTTCGTCAAAACATCAACTGGGTTTAGCAAAGGTGGTGCAACAGCTGGGGATGTCGCCTTGATGAGAAGGGTTGTCGGAACCGCAATGGGAGTTAAAGCAAGCGGTGGGATTAGAAGTTATGAAGAAGCACTTCAAATGATAAGAAGCGGTGCGGATAGAATCGGGGCAAGCGCAAGTGTTAAAATTATAACTGGAGCGAAGGATGAAGAACGTTCAACGTATTGA
- a CDS encoding valine--tRNA ligase, translating to MEELAKAYNPHEVEDKWYEYWLKNGYFYAKVNPEKKPYTIVMPPPNITGMLTLGHVLNNTIQDIYIRWKRMQGYEACWIPGTDHAGIATQNVVEKALAKEGLRREDLGREKFLERVWKWKEEYGNTIIKQLKKLGVSCDWKRERFTMDEGLSNAVKEVFIRLYEKGLIYRGKYIVNWCPRCHTALADDEVEHKEQNGKLWYIKYPIENSNEFITVATTRPETMLGDTAVAVNPKDERYKHLIGKFAILPLVGRRLPIISDEIVDMEFGTGAVKVTPAHDPNDYLLATKHNLEFVIIMDTYAKINENAPEKYRGLDRFEARKEVVKDLETNGYLFKVEDYNHAVGRCYRCDTVIEPYLSDQWFVKMKPLAEKALQVVLDGKIKFYPERWVKVYEHWMRNVRDWCISRQIWWGHRIPVYYCDDCDEIMVEREEPKACKKCKSTRIRQDEDVLDTWFSSWLWPFSTLDWPKDNPDLRYFYPTDLLVTGPDIIFFWVARMIMAGLEFMGEIPFKEVYFTSIIRDEFGRKMSKSLGNSPDPLDVIKEYGADALRFTIVYLAPLGQDILFSTKKCEIGRNFANKIWNAGRFILMNLKNVEIKDELKFEKLDLTDKWILSRLNKTIIELNRALETYRINDATRTIYDFLWHDFCDWYLEIVKDRIYSPKSEDEKIAVLSRTVYIFEEALKLLHPFMPFITEEIWQKLRKRDEGDSIMIQPFPEPDEKWIDERMTQNMEFVQDLITSIRAIRAEMNVPHSRYCDVIISIEDENKQELLNDFLPYLKRLAKVENVKIGSKLKRPKFSASAVVHGTEIYIPLEGLIDFEAERKRLEKEIQRYESMLADVERKLNDENFISRAPKEIVEKERQKYENFKLTIEKLRQNYAYLVE from the coding sequence ATGGAGGAGTTAGCAAAGGCATATAACCCACACGAGGTTGAAGACAAATGGTATGAGTATTGGTTAAAGAACGGTTACTTTTACGCGAAGGTCAACCCAGAGAAAAAGCCATACACAATAGTCATGCCCCCGCCAAATATAACCGGGATGTTAACCCTTGGACATGTTTTGAATAACACGATTCAAGACATTTACATCCGCTGGAAGAGGATGCAAGGTTATGAAGCATGTTGGATCCCAGGGACTGACCACGCTGGAATAGCGACACAAAATGTGGTTGAAAAAGCGCTCGCAAAAGAGGGTCTACGCAGAGAGGACCTTGGAAGAGAAAAGTTCTTGGAAAGGGTATGGAAATGGAAAGAAGAATACGGAAACACGATAATAAAACAACTTAAAAAGCTGGGTGTCTCTTGCGACTGGAAAAGGGAAAGATTCACAATGGATGAAGGTCTTTCAAACGCCGTTAAAGAGGTGTTCATCCGATTATATGAAAAAGGGCTGATTTATCGTGGTAAATACATCGTCAACTGGTGTCCCAGATGTCACACAGCGCTTGCCGATGATGAAGTTGAACACAAAGAACAAAATGGAAAACTTTGGTATATAAAGTACCCGATTGAAAATTCAAACGAATTTATCACAGTTGCAACGACCCGACCTGAAACGATGCTTGGTGATACCGCTGTCGCTGTAAATCCAAAAGATGAAAGATATAAACATTTGATCGGTAAATTCGCAATCCTCCCACTTGTTGGTAGAAGGTTACCCATCATTTCGGATGAAATTGTTGATATGGAATTTGGCACTGGCGCCGTTAAAGTCACCCCAGCCCATGACCCCAACGATTATCTCCTCGCAACCAAGCACAATCTTGAATTTGTAATCATAATGGATACATACGCAAAAATCAATGAAAATGCCCCGGAAAAATACAGAGGACTTGACAGGTTTGAAGCAAGAAAAGAAGTTGTTAAAGACCTTGAAACAAATGGTTATCTTTTTAAGGTTGAGGATTACAATCATGCGGTTGGGAGATGCTATAGATGTGATACAGTGATAGAGCCATATCTATCTGATCAATGGTTTGTAAAGATGAAACCACTTGCTGAAAAGGCACTCCAGGTCGTTCTTGATGGGAAGATAAAATTTTATCCAGAAAGATGGGTCAAGGTTTATGAGCATTGGATGAGAAATGTCAGAGATTGGTGTATATCAAGACAAATTTGGTGGGGACATAGGATACCCGTTTATTACTGTGATGATTGTGATGAAATAATGGTTGAAAGGGAAGAACCAAAAGCTTGCAAGAAATGTAAAAGCACAAGAATTCGTCAGGATGAAGATGTTCTTGATACTTGGTTCAGCTCTTGGCTATGGCCATTTTCAACGCTTGACTGGCCAAAAGATAACCCCGATTTAAGGTATTTTTACCCGACCGATTTACTTGTTACAGGTCCTGATATAATTTTCTTCTGGGTTGCTCGTATGATAATGGCTGGGCTTGAATTTATGGGTGAAATCCCATTTAAAGAAGTTTATTTCACAAGCATAATCAGGGATGAATTTGGCAGAAAGATGTCAAAATCGCTTGGAAATTCACCCGACCCCCTTGATGTGATAAAAGAATATGGGGCGGATGCCCTCAGGTTCACAATTGTATACCTTGCACCGCTTGGTCAAGATATACTTTTCTCAACAAAAAAATGCGAAATTGGAAGAAACTTCGCCAACAAAATTTGGAACGCCGGAAGATTTATCTTGATGAATTTGAAAAATGTTGAAATAAAAGATGAATTAAAATTTGAAAAACTTGACCTCACTGATAAATGGATTTTAAGCAGATTAAACAAAACGATAATTGAATTAAACCGTGCCCTTGAAACATACAGGATAAATGACGCAACCAGAACAATTTACGATTTCCTATGGCATGACTTTTGTGATTGGTATCTTGAAATTGTAAAAGATAGAATCTACTCGCCGAAATCAGAAGATGAAAAAATTGCTGTTTTATCTCGCACCGTCTACATCTTTGAGGAAGCGTTAAAATTGCTTCATCCTTTCATGCCGTTTATAACAGAAGAAATATGGCAAAAACTCCGCAAAAGAGACGAAGGCGACAGCATAATGATTCAACCCTTCCCTGAGCCAGACGAAAAATGGATTGATGAACGAATGACACAAAATATGGAATTCGTTCAAGACTTGATAACTTCAATAAGGGCGATTCGTGCCGAGATGAATGTCCCGCATTCAAGGTATTGCGATGTCATCATCTCCATTGAGGATGAGAACAAACAAGAACTTCTGAATGACTTTTTACCTTACTTAAAGCGATTGGCAAAAGTTGAAAATGTAAAAATTGGCTCAAAATTAAAAAGACCGAAATTTTCAGCAAGTGCTGTAGTTCATGGAACCGAAATTTACATACCGCTTGAAGGATTGATTGATTTTGAAGCTGAAAGGAAGCGCCTTGAAAAAGAAATACAAAGATACGAATCAATGCTTGCCGATGTTGAGAGAAAATTAAACGATGAAAACTTCATCTCAAGGGCACCAAAGGAAATTGTTGAAAAGGAAAGACAGAAATACGAGAACTTCAAATTGACAATTGAAAAGTTGCGTCAAAATTACGCTTATCTTGTTGAATAA